From Hymenobacter sediminicola:
CCAGGTAGTAGACCGCGCCTTCATTGCCGAGTACACCACCGGCTTCGAGTCGTTCGAGCAGAATATCCGCAATACTTCCTGGGAAGATATTGAGGAGCTAAGCGGTATTAGCCGTGCCCAGTTGCTGAAAGCTGCCAATATGCTGGCGACTAAAAAGAAGATCATCACCTGCTGGGCTATGGGCGTCACGCAACAGCGGCAGGGCGTGCAAACCATCCAGGAAATCGTGAATCTGCAACTAATGAAGGGGGCCATCGGCAAGCCCGGTGCAGGTACTTGCCCAGTGCGTGGCCACTCAAATGTGCAGGGCGACCGGACCATGGGCATCTGGGAACAGCCAACCAAGAAGTTTCAGGACGCACTAAGCAAAGAATTCAACTTTCAGGCCCCCTACGAGCATGGCTACGACACGGTAGAAGCCATCAAAGCCATGTACAAGGGCAAAACCAAGGTGTTCTTCAGCCTCGGCGGCAACTTGCTGGCTGCTGGCCCCGATACCGAAGTCATTGCCGAAGGCATGCGCAAGCAAAAGCTCACGGTATTTGTCGGCACCAAGCTCAACCGCGGCCACCTCACCACCGGCGAAACCAGCCTGCTCCTGCCGTGCTTTACGCACGCCGATGTGGATATGCAAAAGGCCGGCCACCAGATGACCTCCTGCGAAAACTCTATGGGCGTTGTCAGCCAGAACAAAGGCGTGCTGATTCCCCTCGAGGGCCAGATGATGAGCGAAGTGGCCATCATCAGTGGTGTGGCCATTGCCACTCTCGGCAACCGCACCAATATCGCCGACTGGGTAGCCATGACCGAGAACTACGACGTCATCCGCGACCATATCAGCCGCGTGATTCCCGGCTTCGAGGATTTCAATGAAAAGCTGCGCCGTCCGGGCGGCTTCTACCTGCCTAATGGTCCCCGTGAGCGAAAGTTTACCACGCCCAACGGCAAGGCCAACTTCACAACCACCGAACTGGAGCATTACCAGCGCGAACTGGAGCCAGATCAGCTTATCCTGATGACTGTGCGCAGCCACGACCAGTTCAACACTACTATATACGACTACAACGACCGGTATCGTGGCGTCTTCAACGAGCGGCGGGTCCTCTTCATGAATCCCCAGGATATGGCCGAGCGCGGTATTGTTGCCAAAGACCTTATTGATATTACCAGTCACTTCAAAGGGGAAAAGCGTACTGTCGAAAAGTTCGTGGCCGTACCCTACGACATTCCGAAAGGCAACGTCTCCGCCTACTTCCCCGAAGCCAATCCGCTGGTCCCTATATCCAGCGTTGCCAAAACCAGCAATACACCTACTTCCAAGTACGTGGTAGTTACGGTAGTGCCTACCCTCAAAACAACAGGTGCTCCCATAGAGCAGCGCTTAGCAGTAGAAGCGTAGTCTCTCACTATATATATAAGAGTACAAGAGAGCACACCAAGTTCTATTGAAGCCAACCTCCTCTACACACTTTGCTTGTTTTTAGCAGTGTAGAGGAGGTTGGCTTTTGTGTGACCTGGTACTTCAAGACAGCCATTTTGCAGCATCTACACCAACACGGCAATTATTTTTCCTTTCGGAGTGAACTAACGGATGCTACTAAGTAGTTGTGTGCCAGGGTCCGGTCATGATTGGCGGCAGCCTGCTACGGCGCCACAACCAAAAATGTTTCCTGCCGGACTTGCACCACAGGATTTGTCCTTCTACTTTTGCACTCCCAATCCGAAACGCGGAGGGGAGGCCTGGCTAGCCGGGCCGGAAAAGAAAGTTAAGTGGCGGGGTAGCAAACGTAGAAAAGTCTACTTACCTTTGCAGCCCGC
This genomic window contains:
- a CDS encoding FdhF/YdeP family oxidoreductase, which encodes MEESPVADPNKAGKQHEQKAANEPKSRERPDQGEAPAPDHYRPDPQAARDESNINPPDVANAKYTHPILAQPPEALTGLRLEERAKVAAGVTAVIKSMEFSWSEGGLNRGTRGLLKMNQKDGFDCSSCAWPDPDDHRSVAEFCENGAKATASDADDKAAGPEFFAKNSLAQLSKMTDRDQNNAGRLTHPLVKRPGDNHYSPIAWPDAFQLIADHLNALSSPDEAVFYTSGKVPNEPAFLFQLFAKMLGTNNLPDCSNMCHESSGAALSPTLGLGKGSVTLNDIYEAEVILIIGQNPGTNHPRMLSALQKAKRNGAKIISINPLIEAGLNHFKNPQDFMNPLRALGALMGDGTQITDLYLQVRVDGDMALLRGIMKHLFEAEDVNPGQVVDRAFIAEYTTGFESFEQNIRNTSWEDIEELSGISRAQLLKAANMLATKKKIITCWAMGVTQQRQGVQTIQEIVNLQLMKGAIGKPGAGTCPVRGHSNVQGDRTMGIWEQPTKKFQDALSKEFNFQAPYEHGYDTVEAIKAMYKGKTKVFFSLGGNLLAAGPDTEVIAEGMRKQKLTVFVGTKLNRGHLTTGETSLLLPCFTHADVDMQKAGHQMTSCENSMGVVSQNKGVLIPLEGQMMSEVAIISGVAIATLGNRTNIADWVAMTENYDVIRDHISRVIPGFEDFNEKLRRPGGFYLPNGPRERKFTTPNGKANFTTTELEHYQRELEPDQLILMTVRSHDQFNTTIYDYNDRYRGVFNERRVLFMNPQDMAERGIVAKDLIDITSHFKGEKRTVEKFVAVPYDIPKGNVSAYFPEANPLVPISSVAKTSNTPTSKYVVVTVVPTLKTTGAPIEQRLAVEA